The following proteins come from a genomic window of Mycobacterium sp. DL:
- a CDS encoding GGDEF domain-containing protein: MFAVCIIAAAEIIGVLHSTLFDAALRDPLTSAWNRAGVERHAADLIARAQRRAEPVGVIVLDVDDFKAVNDHDGHAAGDRVLAQLARAWTSRLPTSALIGRLGGDEFVVVLSGFDDRRARDLARDLAAAGPVRVSAGTAVGRPVDAEGFALLMASADDELYRIKRERKSRD; encoded by the coding sequence ATGTTCGCGGTGTGCATCATCGCCGCCGCGGAGATCATCGGCGTGCTGCACTCCACACTCTTTGATGCCGCGCTGCGTGACCCGCTGACCTCTGCGTGGAATCGTGCCGGCGTCGAACGCCACGCCGCCGACCTGATCGCTCGCGCGCAGCGACGAGCGGAACCGGTGGGCGTCATCGTCCTCGACGTCGACGACTTCAAGGCCGTCAACGATCACGACGGGCACGCCGCGGGTGACCGCGTACTGGCCCAACTCGCACGCGCCTGGACCTCACGGCTGCCCACATCCGCGCTCATCGGCCGGCTCGGCGGCGACGAGTTCGTGGTCGTGTTAAGTGGATTCGATGACCGGCGGGCCCGTGACCTGGCCCGCGACCTCGCCGCGGCAGGCCCGGTCCGGGTCAGTGCGGGGACCGCGGTCGGCCGACCCGTCGACGCGGAGGGCTTCGCACTGCTGATGGCTTCTGCGGACGACGAGCTCTATCGCATCAAGCGGGAACGCAAGAGCCGTGACTGA
- a CDS encoding beta-eliminating lyase-related protein, with protein sequence MGSVPSPAFASDNAAPAHPRALEALHRANDGSAPAYGADAVTQRATDALRDAFDSPGAEVLFPFTGTAANIIALASAVQPWHEILCSDVAHVLLDEAGGPVRLSGAQLTRLPSDDGLISPDDLDRRVARRGAVHHSQPRIVTITQSTENGRVWPAQAIAEFVDRAHALDLLVHVDGSRIANAIAALGVSPVEAIGDADIVTVGGTKNGMLFGDALLVRRPEQFSGIHFVQKQIGHLASKHRFVAAQFLGMLEDDLWLETAAHANAMARRLSTGMTDLGLHLASPVEANEVFVELDVDVHHAIARDYLVHQPDIAEPVVRFVCSWSTSDGEVDAVLAALRGLL encoded by the coding sequence ATGGGGAGCGTGCCGTCCCCCGCGTTCGCCTCGGACAACGCCGCCCCGGCGCACCCCAGAGCTCTGGAAGCCCTGCACCGGGCCAACGACGGGTCCGCTCCGGCCTATGGCGCCGACGCCGTCACCCAGCGTGCGACCGACGCGCTCCGGGATGCCTTCGACTCACCCGGGGCCGAGGTGCTGTTCCCGTTCACCGGCACGGCGGCCAACATCATCGCGCTGGCATCGGCGGTGCAGCCGTGGCACGAGATCCTCTGCAGCGACGTCGCACACGTCCTGCTCGACGAGGCCGGCGGACCTGTCCGGCTCTCCGGCGCCCAGCTGACCCGGTTGCCCAGCGATGATGGCCTGATCAGCCCCGACGACCTCGACCGTCGGGTCGCCCGCCGTGGCGCGGTCCATCATTCGCAGCCCCGCATCGTCACGATCACCCAGTCCACCGAGAACGGTCGCGTCTGGCCCGCACAGGCCATCGCGGAGTTCGTCGACCGCGCCCATGCCCTCGACCTGCTGGTCCACGTCGACGGCTCCCGCATCGCCAATGCCATTGCCGCGCTGGGTGTCTCACCTGTCGAGGCGATCGGCGACGCGGACATCGTCACCGTCGGCGGAACCAAGAACGGCATGCTATTCGGCGACGCCCTGCTGGTCCGCCGCCCCGAACAGTTCAGCGGAATCCACTTTGTGCAGAAGCAGATCGGTCACCTTGCAAGCAAGCACCGCTTCGTCGCCGCACAGTTCCTGGGAATGCTGGAGGACGATCTCTGGCTGGAGACCGCGGCACATGCCAATGCGATGGCACGCAGGCTCAGCACCGGCATGACCGACCTCGGCCTCCACCTGGCCTCTCCGGTGGAGGCCAACGAGGTGTTCGTTGAACTCGACGTCGACGTGCACCACGCGATCGCCCGCGACTACCTGGTGCACCAGCCGGACATCGCCGAGCCGGTGGTGCGGTTCGTGTGTTCCTGGTCGACCAGCGACGGCGAGGTCGACGCGGTGCTGGCAGCACTGCGCGGGCTGCTGTAG
- a CDS encoding AAA family ATPase — translation MQTPDDIVLTDEFRRALALLNEGHNTFLTGKAGTGKSTLIRRFMADTDRNVVVVAPTGIAALNVDGYTIHRLFGFRTTTGLHEVRSGDYRPGRFAKTLASLDTLIIDEASMVRADLFDMLAAALQQFGPHPGQPFGGVQVVLVGDLYQLPPVVTESEAHYFSTTYETPYFFSARSFRREDFPTVALTTVFRQLGDDRMAAILNEIREGVLLGHAREQLNARTDPDFVPPEDEFWLTLAPTNRLVTARNRQHLERLSGDEMVHHAKTSGDLALFDPPVEETVRFKVGAQIMMLNNDQSDRWVNGTIGRVVGVDHDRHGAVVVVEFPDGSTADVTPFTWEATRPVVDGGALRREVVGTYTQMPFKLAWAITIHKSQGQTLHRLVVDLTGGMFSFGQLYVALSRCTSLQGLVLKRPVLPKDMKTDRRIARFLRAAVHDDRDRRYCAVAILTVGDEGRLSRPRPVELAVAFDDGTAVATLVNPQRDLADARKAFGISVSDVLLAPTLREAWAVISPMLAGCTPVGVGIDETMGLIDFELKRLGHVTPMPMGVDMPRRAVAAARSAVDVAAATMQAFTELGVPDTGSSAFDEADSSEVSGLLVSRDQQTPTPNADHLPALSALLRVSRCVGPVLIGESARPLHGEDAAVRQSVADQLRAAATRVTLTDEVVQRLRAVETLLDADIVTDDMLLERHDIYTILVPGTRVCFTGTAQDTTGRVVERDEMERLAISAGLTPVKTVSKTRCDVLVTAEEGTQSGKARKAGEYNKPVVCADEFFAWLAAR, via the coding sequence GTGCAGACCCCCGACGACATCGTCCTCACCGACGAATTCCGTCGCGCGCTGGCACTGCTGAACGAGGGTCACAACACCTTCCTCACCGGCAAGGCCGGTACCGGCAAGTCGACGCTGATCCGCCGGTTCATGGCCGACACCGATCGCAACGTCGTGGTGGTCGCACCGACCGGGATCGCCGCGCTCAACGTCGACGGCTACACGATCCACCGACTGTTCGGGTTCCGCACCACCACCGGTTTGCACGAGGTGCGCTCCGGCGACTACCGACCGGGCCGCTTCGCCAAGACCCTCGCATCGCTGGACACGCTGATCATCGACGAGGCGTCGATGGTGCGCGCCGATCTGTTCGACATGCTCGCCGCCGCCCTGCAGCAGTTCGGCCCTCATCCGGGGCAGCCGTTCGGCGGGGTGCAGGTCGTCCTCGTCGGTGACCTGTACCAGCTGCCACCGGTCGTCACCGAGAGCGAAGCGCACTACTTCTCCACGACCTACGAGACCCCGTACTTCTTCTCCGCCCGCAGTTTCCGTCGCGAAGACTTCCCCACCGTCGCGTTGACCACGGTGTTCCGTCAGCTCGGTGACGATCGAATGGCGGCCATCCTCAATGAGATTCGCGAAGGGGTGCTGCTCGGCCACGCCCGAGAGCAGCTCAATGCGCGCACCGATCCCGACTTCGTCCCGCCCGAGGACGAGTTCTGGTTGACGCTGGCTCCCACCAACCGGCTGGTCACGGCACGCAATCGCCAGCATCTGGAGCGGTTGTCCGGCGACGAGATGGTGCACCACGCCAAGACTTCCGGCGATCTGGCGTTGTTCGACCCGCCGGTCGAGGAGACGGTCCGCTTCAAGGTGGGCGCCCAGATCATGATGCTCAACAACGACCAGTCCGATCGCTGGGTGAACGGCACGATCGGCCGCGTGGTCGGCGTCGACCACGACCGCCACGGAGCCGTCGTCGTCGTGGAGTTCCCGGACGGCAGCACCGCCGACGTCACCCCGTTCACCTGGGAGGCGACGCGCCCGGTCGTCGACGGCGGCGCGCTCCGCCGGGAAGTGGTGGGCACCTACACGCAGATGCCGTTCAAGCTGGCGTGGGCGATCACGATCCACAAGAGCCAAGGGCAGACGCTGCACCGACTGGTCGTGGATCTCACCGGTGGCATGTTCTCGTTCGGTCAGCTCTATGTGGCCCTGAGCCGCTGCACCTCGCTGCAGGGTCTGGTCCTCAAACGCCCGGTGCTGCCCAAGGACATGAAGACCGACCGGCGGATCGCCCGGTTCCTGCGCGCTGCGGTGCACGACGACCGCGACCGCCGATACTGTGCGGTCGCCATCCTCACCGTCGGCGACGAGGGACGGTTGTCTCGGCCGCGCCCGGTCGAGCTGGCGGTGGCCTTCGACGACGGAACCGCGGTGGCCACGTTGGTGAACCCGCAACGCGATCTGGCCGATGCACGAAAAGCATTCGGCATCAGCGTGTCCGACGTTCTGCTCGCCCCCACGCTTCGGGAGGCGTGGGCGGTGATCTCGCCGATGTTGGCCGGCTGCACGCCGGTCGGTGTGGGTATCGACGAGACGATGGGTCTGATCGATTTCGAGTTGAAGCGGCTGGGCCACGTCACGCCGATGCCGATGGGCGTCGACATGCCGCGCCGCGCGGTAGCCGCGGCACGGTCAGCCGTGGACGTCGCGGCGGCGACGATGCAGGCCTTCACCGAGTTGGGTGTTCCCGACACCGGATCGTCGGCGTTCGACGAAGCCGACTCCTCCGAGGTCTCGGGGCTGCTGGTCAGCCGCGATCAGCAGACGCCGACACCGAATGCAGACCACCTGCCGGCACTGTCGGCGCTGCTGCGGGTGAGTCGATGCGTCGGCCCGGTGCTGATCGGCGAATCGGCGCGACCACTTCACGGTGAGGATGCGGCGGTCCGGCAGTCGGTCGCCGACCAGCTGCGGGCGGCGGCCACCCGGGTGACGCTCACCGACGAGGTCGTGCAGCGGCTGCGTGCGGTGGAGACGCTGCTCGACGCCGACATCGTCACCGACGACATGCTTCTCGAGCGACATGACATCTACACGATCCTGGTGCCAGGCACGCGCGTCTGTTTCACCGGGACCGCGCAGGACACGACCGGTCGGGTGGTGGAACGTGACGAGATGGAGCGCTTGGCCATCTCGGCCGGGCTCACACCGGTGAAGACCGTGAGCAAGACCCGCTGCGACGTGCTGGTGACGGCGGAGGAGGGAACCCAGTCGGGCAAGGCACGCAAGGCCGGGGAGTACAACAAGCCGGTGGTGTGCGCCGACGAGTTCTTCGCCTGGCTCGCCGCGCGGTGA
- a CDS encoding TVP38/TMEM64 family protein has protein sequence MVDPVGVPETSKRRALVRLALVVAVLTVLFYLTAIQQVIDVDSVRRLIESTGPLAPLTYVVVSAVLGALLVPGPLLAAGSGFLFGPLLGTLVTLGATVGSAVISAYAGRRAGRDSARALLGPQRSDRIDGMIQRGGLWAVVGQRFVPGISDALASYTFGAFGVPLWQMAVGAFIGSAPRAFVYTALGASIGEFSAPLAYTAIAVWCLTAGVGAFAAHRGWRSWRASRG, from the coding sequence ATGGTTGATCCCGTCGGTGTTCCCGAAACCTCGAAACGGCGCGCGCTGGTCCGACTCGCGCTGGTCGTCGCGGTTTTGACGGTGCTGTTCTATTTAACAGCAATCCAGCAGGTGATCGACGTCGATTCGGTGCGTCGCCTGATCGAGTCGACGGGCCCGCTGGCGCCGCTGACGTATGTGGTGGTGTCCGCGGTCCTCGGCGCCCTGCTGGTGCCGGGGCCGCTGTTGGCCGCGGGCAGCGGATTCCTGTTCGGGCCGCTGCTCGGCACGTTAGTGACGCTGGGCGCGACCGTCGGGAGTGCGGTCATCTCGGCGTATGCCGGTCGCCGGGCCGGACGGGACAGCGCGCGGGCGCTTCTGGGGCCGCAGCGCTCCGATCGCATCGACGGGATGATCCAGCGCGGCGGGCTGTGGGCCGTCGTCGGTCAGCGATTCGTGCCGGGGATCTCCGACGCGCTGGCCTCGTACACATTCGGCGCTTTCGGAGTTCCGTTGTGGCAGATGGCGGTCGGGGCGTTCATCGGGTCGGCGCCACGGGCGTTCGTGTACACCGCGCTGGGGGCGTCGATCGGGGAGTTCTCGGCGCCGCTGGCCTATACCGCGATCGCGGTGTGGTGCCTGACCGCGGGAGTGGGCGCGTTCGCGGCGCACCGGGGTTGGCGATCGTGGCGGGCCAGCCGCGGCTGA
- a CDS encoding DUF87 domain-containing protein: MDTRHRDALASLRLTWAPTSDDLWRPQAATHVTGLNEHAVDDVMDAFGDALRDESSSPLGVVIRGPAGSGKTHLLGQIRERVQADGGFFFVVELLDAASFWQSVRSGILESLGRPGAQRETQLKDLLWDLSSLAHVSRADRRAIIGDDDLDAETLYRFIKALSAAAKETVRQCHQTLRALVLLGSNDFIAHDIGEGFLQGSEEFSVEERGPWGLRAAPASAQECVRDISRLVALAGPSVLAVDQIDTLLAQSLAGTSGDGVLEQVAHGLMSLRQTTRRTVPVVACLPAVWEHIQDRAAASVADRFRVTGVLTPLPSADIGRAILERRFAASYASAGFTPPYPSWPLAPVAFEEAPSYTPRQLLIRADTHVRECLKHGEIVELEHLGADDQPSWETQDSVGTASASAALDRRFAEYRRRAVPEAAVAHDGEDITMPELLSAALRAWITERDGESMFVSDPPPGTHVMLHARLRESLDSDTDDERHWAFRAIAASNASAALSRVRKALTATGFSSGSDRRQLFLLRNAPWPSGKTTAAEIDAFHAAGGRTLPLSDDDVRTMTALRDLIDDDDPELTAWLRARRPAHGLSLLAETLAADDDAPESVVVTEDEPEPVSETVDDHTFSATEIPLGMELKTEDPVTIPLSALRKHVAIFAGSGSGKTVLIRRLVEECALRGVSSIVLDPNNDLSRLGTAWPQQPSGWRQSDGARADDYLTNTEVKIWTPRRTNGRPLAFQPLPDFASVVDDFDEFTEAVESACEALEPRALISGKTQKATRSRAVLREALQHYGRTAEPTLGEFIRLLADLPEDVSDIAGAHQIAGDLSQNLRAAMINDPMFGGGGTPVDPGVLLTPADGHRARVSVISMIGLPSDEQRQSFVNQLQMALFAWIKRHPAGDRPLGGLLVMDEAQNFAPAKGFTACTRSTLALSSQARKYGLGLVFATQAPKGVNHNIPGNAATQFYGLLNSPAQIEAAREMARAKGGLVPDISRLRAGNFYVATEGESFHRIVAPWCLSYHPASPPSAEDVLALATSTR, translated from the coding sequence ATGGACACACGACACCGGGATGCGCTCGCCTCGCTGCGGCTGACCTGGGCGCCGACCTCCGACGACCTGTGGCGACCCCAGGCCGCCACCCACGTGACGGGCCTCAACGAGCACGCCGTCGACGACGTCATGGATGCCTTCGGCGACGCGCTGCGCGACGAGAGCTCCAGCCCGCTCGGCGTCGTCATCCGAGGCCCGGCGGGGTCGGGCAAGACCCACCTGCTCGGTCAGATCCGCGAGCGTGTGCAGGCCGACGGCGGCTTCTTCTTCGTCGTCGAACTGCTCGACGCCGCCAGCTTCTGGCAATCGGTGCGCAGCGGCATCCTGGAGAGCCTCGGCCGTCCTGGCGCACAGCGCGAGACGCAGTTGAAGGATCTGCTGTGGGACCTGTCGTCGCTGGCGCATGTGTCGCGTGCCGATCGCCGGGCCATCATCGGTGACGACGACCTGGATGCCGAAACGCTCTACCGCTTCATCAAGGCGCTGTCGGCTGCTGCGAAAGAGACCGTGCGGCAATGTCATCAGACGCTCCGGGCGCTGGTCCTACTCGGGTCCAACGACTTCATCGCCCACGACATCGGTGAAGGCTTCCTGCAGGGCAGTGAGGAATTCAGCGTCGAAGAGCGCGGACCGTGGGGATTGCGCGCGGCCCCGGCGTCGGCGCAGGAGTGTGTCCGCGACATCTCGCGCCTGGTCGCGCTGGCGGGGCCGTCGGTGCTCGCCGTCGACCAGATCGACACGCTGCTGGCCCAATCGCTGGCAGGGACGTCGGGCGACGGGGTACTCGAACAGGTCGCCCACGGGTTGATGTCGTTGCGGCAGACGACGCGGCGCACCGTGCCGGTGGTGGCCTGTCTGCCCGCGGTGTGGGAACACATCCAGGACCGCGCTGCGGCCAGCGTCGCCGATCGCTTCCGGGTGACGGGCGTGCTGACGCCGTTGCCCAGCGCCGACATCGGACGCGCCATCCTGGAGCGCAGGTTCGCGGCGAGCTATGCGTCGGCGGGATTCACCCCGCCGTACCCGAGTTGGCCGCTGGCGCCGGTAGCGTTCGAGGAGGCGCCGTCCTACACGCCACGCCAGCTGCTGATCCGGGCAGATACCCACGTGCGGGAGTGCCTCAAGCACGGCGAGATCGTCGAGCTCGAACATCTCGGTGCCGATGACCAACCGTCGTGGGAAACTCAGGACTCCGTCGGAACAGCTTCGGCCTCTGCGGCTTTGGACCGGCGGTTCGCGGAGTACCGGCGGCGGGCGGTGCCCGAGGCGGCCGTGGCGCACGACGGCGAGGACATCACGATGCCCGAGTTGCTGTCGGCGGCGTTGCGGGCATGGATCACCGAGCGCGACGGTGAGAGCATGTTCGTGTCCGACCCGCCGCCGGGCACGCACGTCATGCTGCACGCCCGGCTGCGCGAGAGTCTGGACAGCGACACCGACGACGAGCGGCACTGGGCATTCCGTGCCATCGCAGCGTCCAACGCCAGCGCCGCACTGAGCCGAGTGCGAAAGGCGCTGACTGCCACGGGATTCAGCTCGGGATCGGATCGTCGACAGCTGTTCCTGCTGCGTAATGCGCCGTGGCCGAGCGGTAAGACGACGGCCGCGGAGATCGACGCGTTCCACGCGGCGGGTGGCCGTACGCTGCCGCTATCCGACGATGACGTGCGCACCATGACGGCGCTGCGCGATCTGATCGACGATGACGATCCGGAATTGACCGCGTGGTTGCGGGCCCGCAGACCGGCTCACGGCCTGTCGCTGTTGGCCGAAACTCTGGCTGCCGACGACGACGCGCCCGAGTCTGTCGTCGTGACAGAGGACGAGCCGGAGCCTGTGTCCGAGACCGTCGACGATCACACCTTCTCCGCGACGGAGATCCCACTCGGTATGGAGCTGAAAACCGAAGACCCGGTGACGATCCCGCTGTCAGCGCTGCGCAAACATGTGGCGATCTTCGCCGGCTCGGGGTCAGGGAAGACGGTGCTGATCCGCCGTCTGGTCGAGGAGTGCGCGCTGCGGGGCGTGTCGTCGATCGTGCTCGATCCCAACAACGACCTGTCGCGGCTGGGGACGGCGTGGCCGCAACAGCCGTCCGGGTGGCGGCAATCCGACGGGGCGCGCGCCGACGACTACCTGACCAACACCGAGGTGAAGATCTGGACGCCGCGCCGCACCAACGGCCGCCCGCTGGCGTTCCAGCCGTTGCCCGACTTCGCCAGCGTCGTCGACGACTTCGACGAGTTCACCGAGGCGGTCGAGTCGGCATGCGAGGCGCTGGAGCCGCGGGCCCTGATCTCGGGAAAGACGCAGAAGGCCACCCGTTCTCGAGCTGTCCTTCGGGAAGCGTTGCAGCACTACGGCAGAACGGCGGAACCGACCCTGGGTGAATTCATCCGCCTGCTCGCCGACCTGCCCGAGGACGTCAGCGATATCGCGGGGGCGCATCAGATCGCGGGAGACCTCTCCCAGAACCTGCGGGCGGCGATGATCAACGACCCGATGTTCGGCGGCGGCGGAACCCCCGTCGACCCCGGGGTGCTGCTGACGCCGGCCGACGGGCACCGCGCCCGGGTGTCGGTGATCAGCATGATCGGTCTGCCCTCGGACGAGCAGCGGCAGAGTTTCGTCAACCAGCTGCAGATGGCGCTGTTCGCCTGGATCAAGCGCCATCCGGCAGGAGATCGCCCGCTCGGCGGCCTGCTGGTGATGGACGAAGCCCAGAACTTCGCACCGGCCAAGGGATTCACCGCCTGCACCCGCAGCACTTTGGCGCTGTCGTCGCAGGCTCGCAAATACGGCCTCGGCTTGGTCTTCGCGACGCAGGCGCCCAAGGGTGTCAACCACAACATCCCCGGCAACGCCGCCACGCAGTTCTACGGCCTGCTCAACTCACCGGCCCAGATCGAGGCGGCCCGCGAGATGGCCCGCGCCAAGGGCGGTCTGGTCCCCGACATCAGCAGGCTGCGGGCCGGCAACTTCTATGTCGCGACCGAGGGTGAATCCTTCCACCGGATCGTCGCGCCGTGGTGCCTGTCCTACCACCCGGCGAGTCCACCGTCAGCGGAAGATGTTCTTGCGCTGGCGACTTCGACGCGGTGA
- a CDS encoding sulfurtransferase — MGSRDSVLITADELARRLDEGEPVTLLDVRWSLPEPDGAAAYEAGHLPGAVYVSLDDELTDHAATGRGRHPLPSGGGLQEAARRWGVRTGVPVVVYDDWNRAASARAWWVLTAAGISDVRILDGGLSAWPGELDTGTVTPVPGDVTVAHDDLYVGARPTVTAEGVPGIGVLLDARAPERYRGEVEPVDPVAGHIPGARNVPSTGLLTADGTWLSQRELTALFDSHGVTAGSDVAAYCGSGVTAAVTVAALAAVGIDAALYAGSWSEWSSDPARPVAREITP, encoded by the coding sequence ATGGGTAGTCGCGACAGTGTGCTGATCACCGCCGACGAGTTGGCGCGCAGGCTCGACGAGGGCGAGCCGGTGACGCTGCTCGACGTGCGGTGGTCGCTGCCCGAACCGGACGGTGCCGCGGCCTATGAGGCAGGTCATCTGCCCGGGGCGGTGTACGTGTCCCTCGACGATGAGCTCACCGACCACGCAGCGACGGGACGTGGCCGTCATCCGCTGCCGTCCGGGGGCGGGCTGCAGGAGGCCGCGCGGCGCTGGGGGGTGCGCACCGGGGTCCCGGTGGTGGTGTACGACGACTGGAACCGTGCCGCGTCGGCGCGTGCGTGGTGGGTGCTCACGGCCGCGGGGATCTCCGACGTCAGGATCCTCGACGGCGGGCTGTCCGCGTGGCCGGGTGAACTCGACACGGGCACGGTCACTCCGGTGCCCGGCGATGTGACGGTCGCCCATGACGACCTCTATGTGGGGGCCCGCCCCACCGTGACCGCCGAGGGCGTGCCCGGCATCGGGGTGCTGCTCGACGCCCGCGCGCCGGAGCGCTACCGCGGCGAGGTCGAACCCGTCGACCCGGTGGCCGGCCACATCCCCGGAGCACGCAACGTGCCGAGCACCGGCCTGCTGACCGCTGACGGAACCTGGCTGTCGCAGCGCGAGCTCACCGCACTGTTCGACTCCCACGGTGTCACCGCCGGCTCGGATGTCGCGGCGTACTGCGGCTCCGGGGTGACGGCTGCGGTGACTGTCGCCGCGCTTGCGGCCGTCGGGATCGACGCCGCGCTGTATGCCGGGTCGTGGTCGGAGTGGAGTTCGGATCCGGCACGTCCCGTCGCCCGCGAAATCACTCCTTGA
- a CDS encoding amino acid permease, producing the protein MSTSESFVPDLDAREGHLKRALGLPSLVLFGLVYMVPLTVFTTYGIVTETSGGRVPLAYAVTLTAMVFTALSYARMSRAIPIAGSAYTYTQRTFGAPAGFLAGWSLLLDYLFLPMLNYLVIGLYLNAAVPALPEWAIIIIAIAIVTVLNIVGIVSVARANFLIIAIQAVFIVTFLVLAVRVISGYGTVDLLGPFTGDGSAAGMSPVLAGAAILCLSFLGFDAVSTLSEEAKDAKRTVPYAIMIATVVSGTIFIVLSYVSHLVFPSHDFADVDSGSLDVMAAAGGQFLNTFFTAAYVAGCVGSALTSQASVARILFAMGRDGVLPRKVFGHVSARFSTPVYAIAVVSVVSLLAIVIDLAMLASLVSFGALVAFSAVNLSVIKHFFVDRGERSNVLLNLVAPAIGFILTVWLWTSLSGMTLVLGLIWLAIGVLWLVVVTRGFQRPTPVLDLKE; encoded by the coding sequence ATGAGCACCTCGGAGTCGTTCGTACCCGACCTCGACGCCCGCGAGGGCCATCTGAAACGCGCGCTGGGCCTGCCGTCGCTCGTGCTGTTCGGCCTGGTGTACATGGTGCCGTTGACGGTGTTCACCACCTACGGCATCGTCACCGAGACCAGCGGTGGCCGGGTGCCGTTGGCCTATGCGGTCACCCTGACCGCGATGGTGTTCACCGCGCTGTCCTACGCCCGGATGTCGCGGGCGATACCGATCGCCGGGTCGGCATACACCTACACACAGCGGACGTTCGGCGCACCTGCCGGCTTCCTGGCCGGATGGTCGCTGCTGCTGGACTACCTGTTCCTGCCGATGCTCAACTACCTTGTCATCGGCCTCTACCTGAACGCGGCGGTGCCCGCACTACCGGAGTGGGCGATCATCATCATCGCGATCGCAATCGTCACGGTGCTCAACATCGTCGGCATCGTGTCGGTGGCCCGGGCGAACTTCCTGATCATCGCGATCCAAGCCGTCTTCATCGTGACGTTCCTGGTGCTCGCCGTGAGGGTGATCTCGGGTTACGGCACCGTCGACCTGCTGGGCCCGTTCACCGGTGACGGCAGTGCCGCGGGGATGAGTCCGGTCCTGGCCGGCGCGGCGATTCTGTGTCTGTCCTTCCTCGGCTTCGACGCGGTCTCGACACTGTCCGAGGAGGCCAAGGACGCCAAACGCACCGTGCCGTACGCGATCATGATCGCGACGGTCGTGTCGGGGACCATCTTCATCGTGCTGTCCTATGTGTCGCACCTGGTGTTCCCGTCCCACGACTTCGCCGATGTCGATTCCGGTTCGCTCGACGTGATGGCCGCCGCAGGCGGGCAGTTCCTCAACACGTTCTTCACCGCCGCCTACGTGGCCGGCTGCGTGGGTTCGGCGTTGACCTCTCAGGCCTCGGTGGCGCGAATCCTGTTCGCGATGGGCCGCGACGGAGTCCTGCCGCGCAAGGTGTTCGGCCATGTGTCGGCCCGGTTCAGCACGCCGGTGTACGCCATCGCAGTGGTCAGCGTGGTGTCGCTGCTGGCCATTGTGATCGACCTCGCCATGCTGGCCTCCCTGGTCAGCTTCGGTGCCCTGGTGGCGTTCTCGGCGGTGAACCTGTCGGTGATCAAACACTTCTTCGTGGACCGGGGGGAGCGCTCCAACGTGCTGCTCAACCTCGTCGCCCCGGCTATCGGGTTCATCCTGACCGTGTGGCTGTGGACCAGCTTGTCCGGGATGACGCTGGTGCTGGGCCTGATCTGGCTGGCGATCGGTGTCCTCTGGCTGGTGGTGGTCACACGCGGATTCCAGCGACCCACCCCGGTTCTCGACCTCAAGGAGTGA